The following coding sequences lie in one Salmo salar chromosome ssa13, Ssal_v3.1, whole genome shotgun sequence genomic window:
- the LOC106566908 gene encoding 6-phosphofructo-2-kinase/fructose-2,6-bisphosphatase 2: MAASQQKGTAVLGSSAEGKRTELRANEVLKKCSWASYMTNSPTVIVMIGLPARGKTYMSKKLTRYLNWIGVPTKVFNLGVYRREAVKAYKSYDFFRHDNEEAMEIRKQCALVALQDVKAYLTEEGGQIAVFDATNTTRERRELLLSFAKEHAYKVFFVESLCDDPDVIAANIMDVKVSSPDYPERDRESVMEDFLKRIECYKVMYQPLDPDEHDKDLSFIQVINVGRSFLVNKVQDYIQSKIVYYLMNIHVHSHSIYLCRHGESDHNVEGRIGGDAMLSVQGKKFAGALKGFVEQHGLPDLKVWTSQLGRTIQTAEELGVPYEQWKILNEIDAGVCEEMTYEMIEETFPAEFALRDQDKYHYRYPGGESYQDLVQRLEPVIMELERQGNVLVICHQAVMRCLLAYFLDKSADDLPYLKCPLHTVLKLTPMAYGCKVDMFDLKVEAVNTHRDRPLDKVCNDVVPTTFLRRNSFTPLSSHDQVKRPRLYSAGNPPQSRRPLAPFIPSMQSFEDPEGAELTRSQESLNCFSPGDSEDAVCS, encoded by the exons ATGGCTGCCAGCCAGCAGAAAGGCACTGCAGTGCTGGGAAGTTCAGCAGAGGGAAAGAGAACGGAACTCAGGGCTAATGAAGTACTGAAGAAATGCT CATGGGCCTCTTACATGACCAACTCCCCCACTGTGATTGTGATGATTGGTCTTCCTGCCAGAGGGAAAACCTACATGTCCAAGAAGCTGACCCGCTACCTCAACTGGATAGGAGTGCCAACCAAGG TATTCAACCTGGGTGTCTACAGGCGAGAGGCTGTGAAAGCCTACAAGTCCTATGACTTCTTCAGACACGACAACGAGGAGGCCATGGAAATCAGGAA GCAGTGTGCTCTGGTGGCTCTGCAGGATGTCAAAGCTTATCTGACTGAAGAGGGGGGCCAGATCGCT GTCTTTGATGCCACAAACACCACCCGAGAGAGGAGAGAATTACTCCTTAGTTTTGCAAAGGAACATGCTTAcaag GTGTTTTTTGTGGAGTCATTGTGTGATGACCCTGATGTCATTGCTGCTAATATTATG gatGTGAAGGTATCCAGCCCAGACTAcccagaaagagacagagaaagtgtgATGGAGGACTTCCTGAAGAGAATAGAATGTTATAAAGTCATGTACCAACCATTAGACCCAGATGAACACGACAA gGACCTGTCCTTCATCCAGGTCATCAACGTGGGCCGGAGCTTCCTGGTAAACAAGGTGCAGGACTACATCCAGAGCAAGATCGTGTACTACCTGATGAACATCCACGTGCACTCTCACTCTATCTACCTGTGTCGGCACGGAGAGAGCGACCACAACGTGGAGGGACGCATCGGGGGCGATGCAATGCTGTCTGTTCAAGGGAAAAAG TTTGCTGGAGCGCTGAAGGGTTTTGTGGAGCAGCATGGTCTGCCAGACCTCAAGGTGTGGACCAGCCAGCTGGGACGGACTATTCAGACTGCTGAAGAGCTCGGGGTGCCCTACGAGCAGTGGAAGATACTCAACGAGATCGATGCC ggtgtgtgtgaggagatGACCTATGAGATGATTGAGGAAACCTTCCCTGCAGAGTTTGCCTTAAGAGATCAGGACaagtaccactaccgctacccaGGAGGAGAG TCCTACCAGGACCTGGTGCAGAGGTTAGAGCCGGTCATCATGGAGCTGGAAAGACAGGGCAACGTGCTGGTCATCTGTCACCAGGCTGTCATGCGCTGCCTGCTCGCTTACTTCCTGGATAAGAGTGCTG ATGACCTGCCCTACTTGAAGTGTCCCCTCCACACAGTTCTAAAGCTCACCCCCATGGCTTATG GTTGTAAAGTGGACATGTTTGACCTCAAAGTGGAGGCTGTGAACACTCACCGGGACAGGCCATTA GATAAAGTTTGTAATGACGTTGTTCCCACCACATTCCTCCGGAGGAACAGTTTCACTCCCCTGTCCAGTCACGACCAGGTGAAGCGTCCGCGCCTCTACAGCGCTGGCAACCCACCTCAATCTCGACGGCCCCTGGCCCCCTTTATACCCAGCATGCAG